A region of Oncorhynchus kisutch isolate 150728-3 linkage group LG29, Okis_V2, whole genome shotgun sequence DNA encodes the following proteins:
- the LOC109873983 gene encoding pleckstrin homology-like domain family B member 2 isoform X1 — MSISGVITEACSSTSTMDSDTSSCTESQSQAESDQQVLATPMRPPLNLIETGGGLKVQTTTPHLVGLGSGRLSVAITLMPLNEGVTRIGREDASVPQDITIEGLGIEAEHCRIINRGGVITLHPSGNLCSLDGVHVSKPTLLTQGFTLCLGKSYFFRFNHPEEARRMKSMQPQKSPVATMGYSSDCVKTEHSNGGSVGGTMMRGSRSKAELQDLMETLQRRKSALEASLRASAESTRTYLSLPPPSPLSPTPPRSAERPPSSRGLPYMTSSSMPPSPRQGERPLSPKPPYTRSRHQSQDSLLLSSSSDRHCPNVASSLLSMWNGSSSYGEPAHSPPQGHSGAASMPSSPRLGRRFYAQGRNGDNGMDPAPRQRKYSTGSLNGLGSTHSRSLPRLHRSADSTALSLPPRRSVGSHRGEKGSVSLSSKTRRSLSPLERPPDVTVLATASVPGTPRRASLASLASLGCELEHGGLRGSSPCLDLGLGERRQSFGMGGLGLRSRRGSISSLNGKEELTDYHKHQRDERLREQEVQRLEHQRLETILSLCTELVQDQGGSAISDLQKINKELEKLQESDDESVFFDSPGSASGTAPENGFGTKAREYQLAEVLQVRQRRHSGHREARNARAQSPAVSLRSIVPSPSPHHRARQQATEDVHLKQEVTRIEEERIQVLNNIEELEQKIKDLDNQMEESIREMEVERALLEGEQDSEMALLHREKEVLDQLNEKIGSIDKTVLTDKSQDVEVLEAERKRNEDLEFQQLERASSQDEGKEAQTQQLLREIADYQRSTVTRKERLLTLKKQSTQITQQSQREKDSFLKEKNNLFLMVQRERENLASLERKYAELTGGQAFPNNPVAMKEHFRFLEERRRGSKENSSHLNDTLPRKRSQQALSHYSSSTLGRSLSPKSHLPLSQSSSCGSIIPRGLSISPRVLETRRLLKAGHSHLYMSENRQRLVDLCSRTVSESNVFLDPFHYADNGHGFDTRSMDSSDSMETSISACSPDNISSASTSNVGKIKEMERLLREAQADKHRLLEHKEREMEVRRQALEEERRRREDLEKRLQEETSRRQKMIEREVKLREKQRAQARPLTRYLPQRKDDFDLHGHIEAAGHNPDNCYHLAITDKTCRGFLVKMGGKIKTWKKRWFVFDRNRKTLAYYADKHEVKMKGVIYFQAIEEVYYDHLKNAHKSPNPCLTFSVKTHDRVYYMVSPSPEAMRIWMDVIVTGAEGYMQFMV; from the exons ATGTCCATTTCGGGAGTTATAACTGAAGCTTGCAGTTCGACTTCAACAATG GACTCAGACACAAGCAGCTGTACAGAGAGCCAGTCCCAGGCAGAGTCTGATCAGCAAGTTCTAGCTACACCCATG AGGCCACCACTCAACCTGATAGAGACTGGAGGAGGCCTGAAGGTACAGACGACCACACCTCACCTGGTTGGCCTGGGCAGTGGCCGGCTCAGTGTTGCCATCACACTTATGCCCCTAAATGAAG GTGTGACCCGAATTGGCCGAGAGGATGCGTCCGTACCTCAAGACATCACTATTGAGGGCCTGGGTATAGAGGCAGAGCATTGTCGTATTATAAACAGAGGAGGAGTCATCACTCTTCACCCTTCCGGAAACCTGTGCTCACTTGATGGAGTCCATGTCTCAAAGCCAACATTGCTGACACAAG GATTCACACTCTGTCTGGGTAAATCCTACTTCTTCCGCTTTAACCACCCTGAGGAGGCCAGACGTATGAAGAGCATGCAGCCCCAGAAGAGTCCTGTCGCCACTATGGGCTACAGCTCAG ACTGTGTAAAGACTGAGCACAGCAATGGCGGCTCAGTGGGAGGCACCATGATGAGAGGCTCCCGATCGAAGGCGGAGCTGCAGGACCTGATGGAGACTCTGCAACGCCGGAAGAGTGCTCTAGAGGCTAGCCTGAGGGCCAGCGCAGAATCTACCCGTACCTACCTCAGCCTGCCCCCTCCCAGCCCCCTGTCCCCCACGCCCCCCAGGAGTGCCGAGCGCCCCCCCTCCTCCAGAGGCCTCCCCTACATGACCAGTAGTAGCATGCCCCCGTCCCCTCGCCAGGGTGAGCGTCCTCTCAGCCCCAAACCGCCATACACCCGCTCACGCCACCAATCACAGGACAGCCTGCTCCTCTCTAGCTCCTCTGACAGGCATTGCCCAAATGTAGCCAGTTCTCTCCTATCCATGTGGAATGGTTCCTCTTCCTATGGGGAGCCTGCACACAGTCCTCCTCAGGGCCACAGTGGGGCGGCCAGCATGCCCTCCAGCCCTCGCCTAGGTCGAAGGTTCTATGCCCAGGGCCGGAACGGGGACAATGGTATGGACCCTGCGCCACGTCAGAGGAAGTACTCTACAGGGTCACTCAACGGCCTGGGCTCTACCCACAGCCGCTCTCTACCCCGCCTCCACCGTTCGGCAGACTCCACAGCCCTGTCCCTGCCCCCACGCCGCTCCGTGGGCTCCCACAGAGGGGAGAAGGGTTCTGTGTCCCTGTCCTCCAAAACGAGGCGCAGCCTGTCTCCTCTGGAGCGGCCGCCAGACGTAACAGTGCTAGCAACAGCCAGCGTACCGGGTACTCCCCGCAGGGCCAGCCTGGCCTCTCTGGCCTCGCTGGGCTGTGAACTGGAGCATGGGGGCCTGCGGGGCTCCTCACCCTGCCTGGACCTGGGCTTGGGGGAGAGGAGGCAGTCCTTTGGGATGGGTGGGCTGGGGCTGAGATCAAGAAGAGGCAGCATCAGCTCTCTGAATGGGAAGGAGGAGCTTACAGACTACCACAAGCACCAGAGAGACGAGAGGCTCAGAGAACAGGAGGTGCAGAGACTG GAGCACCAGCGGCTGGAGACCATCCTGAGCCTGTGTACTGAGCTGGTCCAGGACCAGGGCGGCTCGGCCATCTCCGACCTGCAGAAGATCAACAAGGAGCTGGAGAAGCTGCAGGAGTCTGATGATGAGTCAGTGTTCTTCGACTCCCCTGGCAGCGCCAGTGGCACCGCCCCGGAGAACGGCTTTGGCACCAAAGCTCGGGAGTACCAGCTGGCTGAGGTGTTGCAGGTCCGCCAGCGCCGCCACAGCGGGCACAGAGAAGCCAGGAATGCCAGGGCCCAGTCACCTGCTGTCAGCCTGCGCAGCATTGTCCCCTCACCCTCCCCTCACCACAGAGCCAGG CAGCAGGCTACGGAGGACGTGCATCTGAAACAGGAAGTAACGCGTATCGAGGAAGAGAGGATCCAGGTGCTGAACAACATAGAAGAGTTGGAGCAGAAGATcaaagacctggacaaccagatgGAGGAATCCATCAGAGAG atGGAGGTGGAGCGGGCTCTGCTGGAGGGAGAGCAGGACTCTGAGATGGCCCTGCTACATAGGGAGAAGGAGGTACTGGACCAACTCAATGAGAAGATTGGCAGCATTGACAAGACTGTCCTCACAGACAAGTCCCAG GATGTTGAGGTGCTGGAGGCAGAGAGGAAGCGTAATGAGGACCTGGAGTTCCAGCAGCTGGAAAGAGCGAGTAGTCAGGACGAGGGGAAGGAGGCTCAGACCCAGCAACTACTCAGAGAGATAGCAGATTACCAGCGTAGTACTGTCACACGCAAGGAGAGACTCCTGACCCTGAAGAAGCAGTCTACACAGATTACTCAGCAGTCTCAGCGAGAGAAGGACAGCTTCCTAAAAGAGAAGAACAACCTGTTCCTGATGGTTCAGAGG GAGAGGGAGAACCTGGCTTCTCTGGAGAGGAAGTATGCTGAACTGACTGGAGGGCAGGCCTTCCCTAACAACCCTGTTGCCATGAAGGAG CACTTCCGCTTTCTAGAGGAGAGGAGGCGGGGCAGTAAGGAGAACTCCTCCCACCTCAATGACACTCTGCCACGTAAGAGGAGCCAGCAGGCCCTCAGTCACTACAGCAGCTCTACCCTGGGCCGCAGCCTGTCCCCTAAG TCCCACCTGCCTCTTTCCCAGAGCTCCAGCTGTGGTAGTATCATCCCCCGgggcctctctatctctcccagaGTTCTGGAAACTCGACGCCTGCTCAAGG CAGGCCATAGCCACCTGTACATGAGTGAGAACAGACAGAGACTGGTTGACCTGTGTAGCAGGACCGTGTCTGAGTCCAATGTCTTCCTGGACCCCTTCCACTACGCAGACAATGGCCATGGCTTTGACACACGCAGTATGGACAGCTCTGACAGCATGGAGACCAGCATCTCTGCCTGCTCCCCAGACAACATCTCCAG TGCCAGCACATCCAACGTAGGAAAGATTAAGGAGATGGAACGTTTGTTACGAGAAGCCCAGGCTGACAAGCATCGACTCCTTGAGCACAAG gAGCGTGAGATGGAGGTGCGTAGGCAGGCCCTggaggaggagcggaggaggagggaggacctGGAGAAGAGACTGCAGGAGGAGACCAGCAGGAGGCAGAAAATGATCGAGAGGGAGGTGAAGTTACGCGAGAAACAGAGGGCACAG GCCCGGCCGCTGACACGCTACCTCCCTCAGAGGAAGGATGACTTTGACCTCCATGGTCACATCGAGGCAGCTGGACACAACCCAGACAACTGCTACCACCTGGCCATCACCGATAAAACCTGCAGAGGGTTCCTGGTCAAGATGGGTGGTAAGATCAAGACCTGGAAAAAACGCTGGTTTGTCTTCGACCGGAACCGCAAGACCCTGGCCTACTACGCAG ACAAACATGAGGTCAAGATGAAAGGGGTCATATACTTCCAAGCTATAGAAGAGGTTTACTATGACCATTTAAAGAATGCACACAAG AGCCCCAACCCATGTCTGACGTTTAGTGTGAAGACCCATGACAGGGTGTACTACATGGTGTCTCCCTCCCCTGAGGCTATGCGCATCTGGATGGACGTCATCGTTACAGGGGCGGAGGGATACATGCAATTCATGGTCTAA
- the LOC109873983 gene encoding pleckstrin homology-like domain family B member 2 isoform X6, whose translation MKSMQPQKSPVATMGYSSDCVKTEHSNGGSVGGTMMRGSRSKAELQDLMETLQRRKSALEASLRASAESTRTYLSLPPPSPLSPTPPRSAERPPSSRGLPYMTSSSMPPSPRQGERPLSPKPPYTRSRHQSQDSLLLSSSSDRHCPNVASSLLSMWNGSSSYGEPAHSPPQGHSGAASMPSSPRLGRRFYAQGRNGDNGMDPAPRQRKYSTGSLNGLGSTHSRSLPRLHRSADSTALSLPPRRSVGSHRGEKGSVSLSSKTRRSLSPLERPPDVTVLATASVPGTPRRASLASLASLGCELEHGGLRGSSPCLDLGLGERRQSFGMGGLGLRSRRGSISSLNGKEELTDYHKHQRDERLREQEVQRLEHQRLETILSLCTELVQDQGGSAISDLQKINKELEKLQESDDESVFFDSPGSASGTAPENGFGTKAREYQLAEVLQVRQRRHSGHREARNARAQSPAVSLRSIVPSPSPHHRARQQATEDVHLKQEVTRIEEERIQVLNNIEELEQKIKDLDNQMEESIREMEVERALLEGEQDSEMALLHREKEVLDQLNEKIGSIDKTVLTDKSQDVEVLEAERKRNEDLEFQQLERASSQDEGKEAQTQQLLREIADYQRSTVTRKERLLTLKKQSTQITQQSQREKDSFLKEKNNLFLMVQRERENLASLERKYAELTGGQAFPNNPVAMKEHFRFLEERRRGSKENSSHLNDTLPRKRSQQALSHYSSSTLGRSLSPKSHLPLSQSSSCGSIIPRGLSISPRVLETRRLLKAGHSHLYMSENRQRLVDLCSRTVSESNVFLDPFHYADNGHGFDTRSMDSSDSMETSISACSPDNISSASTSNVGKIKEMERLLREAQADKHRLLEHKEREMEVRRQALEEERRRREDLEKRLQEETSRRQKMIEREVKLREKQRAQARPLTRYLPQRKDDFDLHGHIEAAGHNPDNCYHLAITDKTCRGFLVKMGGKIKTWKKRWFVFDRNRKTLAYYADKHEVKMKGVIYFQAIEEVYYDHLKNAHKSPNPCLTFSVKTHDRVYYMVSPSPEAMRIWMDVIVTGAEGYMQFMV comes from the exons ATGAAGAGCATGCAGCCCCAGAAGAGTCCTGTCGCCACTATGGGCTACAGCTCAG ACTGTGTAAAGACTGAGCACAGCAATGGCGGCTCAGTGGGAGGCACCATGATGAGAGGCTCCCGATCGAAGGCGGAGCTGCAGGACCTGATGGAGACTCTGCAACGCCGGAAGAGTGCTCTAGAGGCTAGCCTGAGGGCCAGCGCAGAATCTACCCGTACCTACCTCAGCCTGCCCCCTCCCAGCCCCCTGTCCCCCACGCCCCCCAGGAGTGCCGAGCGCCCCCCCTCCTCCAGAGGCCTCCCCTACATGACCAGTAGTAGCATGCCCCCGTCCCCTCGCCAGGGTGAGCGTCCTCTCAGCCCCAAACCGCCATACACCCGCTCACGCCACCAATCACAGGACAGCCTGCTCCTCTCTAGCTCCTCTGACAGGCATTGCCCAAATGTAGCCAGTTCTCTCCTATCCATGTGGAATGGTTCCTCTTCCTATGGGGAGCCTGCACACAGTCCTCCTCAGGGCCACAGTGGGGCGGCCAGCATGCCCTCCAGCCCTCGCCTAGGTCGAAGGTTCTATGCCCAGGGCCGGAACGGGGACAATGGTATGGACCCTGCGCCACGTCAGAGGAAGTACTCTACAGGGTCACTCAACGGCCTGGGCTCTACCCACAGCCGCTCTCTACCCCGCCTCCACCGTTCGGCAGACTCCACAGCCCTGTCCCTGCCCCCACGCCGCTCCGTGGGCTCCCACAGAGGGGAGAAGGGTTCTGTGTCCCTGTCCTCCAAAACGAGGCGCAGCCTGTCTCCTCTGGAGCGGCCGCCAGACGTAACAGTGCTAGCAACAGCCAGCGTACCGGGTACTCCCCGCAGGGCCAGCCTGGCCTCTCTGGCCTCGCTGGGCTGTGAACTGGAGCATGGGGGCCTGCGGGGCTCCTCACCCTGCCTGGACCTGGGCTTGGGGGAGAGGAGGCAGTCCTTTGGGATGGGTGGGCTGGGGCTGAGATCAAGAAGAGGCAGCATCAGCTCTCTGAATGGGAAGGAGGAGCTTACAGACTACCACAAGCACCAGAGAGACGAGAGGCTCAGAGAACAGGAGGTGCAGAGACTG GAGCACCAGCGGCTGGAGACCATCCTGAGCCTGTGTACTGAGCTGGTCCAGGACCAGGGCGGCTCGGCCATCTCCGACCTGCAGAAGATCAACAAGGAGCTGGAGAAGCTGCAGGAGTCTGATGATGAGTCAGTGTTCTTCGACTCCCCTGGCAGCGCCAGTGGCACCGCCCCGGAGAACGGCTTTGGCACCAAAGCTCGGGAGTACCAGCTGGCTGAGGTGTTGCAGGTCCGCCAGCGCCGCCACAGCGGGCACAGAGAAGCCAGGAATGCCAGGGCCCAGTCACCTGCTGTCAGCCTGCGCAGCATTGTCCCCTCACCCTCCCCTCACCACAGAGCCAGG CAGCAGGCTACGGAGGACGTGCATCTGAAACAGGAAGTAACGCGTATCGAGGAAGAGAGGATCCAGGTGCTGAACAACATAGAAGAGTTGGAGCAGAAGATcaaagacctggacaaccagatgGAGGAATCCATCAGAGAG atGGAGGTGGAGCGGGCTCTGCTGGAGGGAGAGCAGGACTCTGAGATGGCCCTGCTACATAGGGAGAAGGAGGTACTGGACCAACTCAATGAGAAGATTGGCAGCATTGACAAGACTGTCCTCACAGACAAGTCCCAG GATGTTGAGGTGCTGGAGGCAGAGAGGAAGCGTAATGAGGACCTGGAGTTCCAGCAGCTGGAAAGAGCGAGTAGTCAGGACGAGGGGAAGGAGGCTCAGACCCAGCAACTACTCAGAGAGATAGCAGATTACCAGCGTAGTACTGTCACACGCAAGGAGAGACTCCTGACCCTGAAGAAGCAGTCTACACAGATTACTCAGCAGTCTCAGCGAGAGAAGGACAGCTTCCTAAAAGAGAAGAACAACCTGTTCCTGATGGTTCAGAGG GAGAGGGAGAACCTGGCTTCTCTGGAGAGGAAGTATGCTGAACTGACTGGAGGGCAGGCCTTCCCTAACAACCCTGTTGCCATGAAGGAG CACTTCCGCTTTCTAGAGGAGAGGAGGCGGGGCAGTAAGGAGAACTCCTCCCACCTCAATGACACTCTGCCACGTAAGAGGAGCCAGCAGGCCCTCAGTCACTACAGCAGCTCTACCCTGGGCCGCAGCCTGTCCCCTAAG TCCCACCTGCCTCTTTCCCAGAGCTCCAGCTGTGGTAGTATCATCCCCCGgggcctctctatctctcccagaGTTCTGGAAACTCGACGCCTGCTCAAGG CAGGCCATAGCCACCTGTACATGAGTGAGAACAGACAGAGACTGGTTGACCTGTGTAGCAGGACCGTGTCTGAGTCCAATGTCTTCCTGGACCCCTTCCACTACGCAGACAATGGCCATGGCTTTGACACACGCAGTATGGACAGCTCTGACAGCATGGAGACCAGCATCTCTGCCTGCTCCCCAGACAACATCTCCAG TGCCAGCACATCCAACGTAGGAAAGATTAAGGAGATGGAACGTTTGTTACGAGAAGCCCAGGCTGACAAGCATCGACTCCTTGAGCACAAG gAGCGTGAGATGGAGGTGCGTAGGCAGGCCCTggaggaggagcggaggaggagggaggacctGGAGAAGAGACTGCAGGAGGAGACCAGCAGGAGGCAGAAAATGATCGAGAGGGAGGTGAAGTTACGCGAGAAACAGAGGGCACAG GCCCGGCCGCTGACACGCTACCTCCCTCAGAGGAAGGATGACTTTGACCTCCATGGTCACATCGAGGCAGCTGGACACAACCCAGACAACTGCTACCACCTGGCCATCACCGATAAAACCTGCAGAGGGTTCCTGGTCAAGATGGGTGGTAAGATCAAGACCTGGAAAAAACGCTGGTTTGTCTTCGACCGGAACCGCAAGACCCTGGCCTACTACGCAG ACAAACATGAGGTCAAGATGAAAGGGGTCATATACTTCCAAGCTATAGAAGAGGTTTACTATGACCATTTAAAGAATGCACACAAG AGCCCCAACCCATGTCTGACGTTTAGTGTGAAGACCCATGACAGGGTGTACTACATGGTGTCTCCCTCCCCTGAGGCTATGCGCATCTGGATGGACGTCATCGTTACAGGGGCGGAGGGATACATGCAATTCATGGTCTAA
- the LOC109873983 gene encoding pleckstrin homology-like domain family B member 2 isoform X5, whose amino-acid sequence MSISGVITEACSSTSTMDSDTSSCTESQSQAESDQQVLATPMRPPLNLIETGGGLKVQTTTPHLVGLGSGRLSVAITLMPLNEGVTRIGREDASVPQDITIEGLGIEAEHCRIINRGGVITLHPSGNLCSLDGVHVSKPTLLTQDCVKTEHSNGGSVGGTMMRGSRSKAELQDLMETLQRRKSALEASLRASAESTRTYLSLPPPSPLSPTPPRSAERPPSSRGLPYMTSSSMPPSPRQGERPLSPKPPYTRSRHQSQDSLLLSSSSDRHCPNVASSLLSMWNGSSSYGEPAHSPPQGHSGAASMPSSPRLGRRFYAQGRNGDNGMDPAPRQRKYSTGSLNGLGSTHSRSLPRLHRSADSTALSLPPRRSVGSHRGEKGSVSLSSKTRRSLSPLERPPDVTVLATASVPGTPRRASLASLASLGCELEHGGLRGSSPCLDLGLGERRQSFGMGGLGLRSRRGSISSLNGKEELTDYHKHQRDERLREQEVQRLEHQRLETILSLCTELVQDQGGSAISDLQKINKELEKLQESDDESVFFDSPGSASGTAPENGFGTKAREYQLAEVLQVRQRRHSGHREARNARAQSPAVSLRSIVPSPSPHHRARQQATEDVHLKQEVTRIEEERIQVLNNIEELEQKIKDLDNQMEESIREMEVERALLEGEQDSEMALLHREKEVLDQLNEKIGSIDKTVLTDKSQDVEVLEAERKRNEDLEFQQLERASSQDEGKEAQTQQLLREIADYQRSTVTRKERLLTLKKQSTQITQQSQREKDSFLKEKNNLFLMVQRERENLASLERKYAELTGGQAFPNNPVAMKEHFRFLEERRRGSKENSSHLNDTLPRKRSQQALSHYSSSTLGRSLSPKSHLPLSQSSSCGSIIPRGLSISPRVLETRRLLKAGHSHLYMSENRQRLVDLCSRTVSESNVFLDPFHYADNGHGFDTRSMDSSDSMETSISACSPDNISSASTSNVGKIKEMERLLREAQADKHRLLEHKEREMEVRRQALEEERRRREDLEKRLQEETSRRQKMIEREVKLREKQRAQARPLTRYLPQRKDDFDLHGHIEAAGHNPDNCYHLAITDKTCRGFLVKMGGKIKTWKKRWFVFDRNRKTLAYYADKHEVKMKGVIYFQAIEEVYYDHLKNAHKSPNPCLTFSVKTHDRVYYMVSPSPEAMRIWMDVIVTGAEGYMQFMV is encoded by the exons ATGTCCATTTCGGGAGTTATAACTGAAGCTTGCAGTTCGACTTCAACAATG GACTCAGACACAAGCAGCTGTACAGAGAGCCAGTCCCAGGCAGAGTCTGATCAGCAAGTTCTAGCTACACCCATG AGGCCACCACTCAACCTGATAGAGACTGGAGGAGGCCTGAAGGTACAGACGACCACACCTCACCTGGTTGGCCTGGGCAGTGGCCGGCTCAGTGTTGCCATCACACTTATGCCCCTAAATGAAG GTGTGACCCGAATTGGCCGAGAGGATGCGTCCGTACCTCAAGACATCACTATTGAGGGCCTGGGTATAGAGGCAGAGCATTGTCGTATTATAAACAGAGGAGGAGTCATCACTCTTCACCCTTCCGGAAACCTGTGCTCACTTGATGGAGTCCATGTCTCAAAGCCAACATTGCTGACACAAG ACTGTGTAAAGACTGAGCACAGCAATGGCGGCTCAGTGGGAGGCACCATGATGAGAGGCTCCCGATCGAAGGCGGAGCTGCAGGACCTGATGGAGACTCTGCAACGCCGGAAGAGTGCTCTAGAGGCTAGCCTGAGGGCCAGCGCAGAATCTACCCGTACCTACCTCAGCCTGCCCCCTCCCAGCCCCCTGTCCCCCACGCCCCCCAGGAGTGCCGAGCGCCCCCCCTCCTCCAGAGGCCTCCCCTACATGACCAGTAGTAGCATGCCCCCGTCCCCTCGCCAGGGTGAGCGTCCTCTCAGCCCCAAACCGCCATACACCCGCTCACGCCACCAATCACAGGACAGCCTGCTCCTCTCTAGCTCCTCTGACAGGCATTGCCCAAATGTAGCCAGTTCTCTCCTATCCATGTGGAATGGTTCCTCTTCCTATGGGGAGCCTGCACACAGTCCTCCTCAGGGCCACAGTGGGGCGGCCAGCATGCCCTCCAGCCCTCGCCTAGGTCGAAGGTTCTATGCCCAGGGCCGGAACGGGGACAATGGTATGGACCCTGCGCCACGTCAGAGGAAGTACTCTACAGGGTCACTCAACGGCCTGGGCTCTACCCACAGCCGCTCTCTACCCCGCCTCCACCGTTCGGCAGACTCCACAGCCCTGTCCCTGCCCCCACGCCGCTCCGTGGGCTCCCACAGAGGGGAGAAGGGTTCTGTGTCCCTGTCCTCCAAAACGAGGCGCAGCCTGTCTCCTCTGGAGCGGCCGCCAGACGTAACAGTGCTAGCAACAGCCAGCGTACCGGGTACTCCCCGCAGGGCCAGCCTGGCCTCTCTGGCCTCGCTGGGCTGTGAACTGGAGCATGGGGGCCTGCGGGGCTCCTCACCCTGCCTGGACCTGGGCTTGGGGGAGAGGAGGCAGTCCTTTGGGATGGGTGGGCTGGGGCTGAGATCAAGAAGAGGCAGCATCAGCTCTCTGAATGGGAAGGAGGAGCTTACAGACTACCACAAGCACCAGAGAGACGAGAGGCTCAGAGAACAGGAGGTGCAGAGACTG GAGCACCAGCGGCTGGAGACCATCCTGAGCCTGTGTACTGAGCTGGTCCAGGACCAGGGCGGCTCGGCCATCTCCGACCTGCAGAAGATCAACAAGGAGCTGGAGAAGCTGCAGGAGTCTGATGATGAGTCAGTGTTCTTCGACTCCCCTGGCAGCGCCAGTGGCACCGCCCCGGAGAACGGCTTTGGCACCAAAGCTCGGGAGTACCAGCTGGCTGAGGTGTTGCAGGTCCGCCAGCGCCGCCACAGCGGGCACAGAGAAGCCAGGAATGCCAGGGCCCAGTCACCTGCTGTCAGCCTGCGCAGCATTGTCCCCTCACCCTCCCCTCACCACAGAGCCAGG CAGCAGGCTACGGAGGACGTGCATCTGAAACAGGAAGTAACGCGTATCGAGGAAGAGAGGATCCAGGTGCTGAACAACATAGAAGAGTTGGAGCAGAAGATcaaagacctggacaaccagatgGAGGAATCCATCAGAGAG atGGAGGTGGAGCGGGCTCTGCTGGAGGGAGAGCAGGACTCTGAGATGGCCCTGCTACATAGGGAGAAGGAGGTACTGGACCAACTCAATGAGAAGATTGGCAGCATTGACAAGACTGTCCTCACAGACAAGTCCCAG GATGTTGAGGTGCTGGAGGCAGAGAGGAAGCGTAATGAGGACCTGGAGTTCCAGCAGCTGGAAAGAGCGAGTAGTCAGGACGAGGGGAAGGAGGCTCAGACCCAGCAACTACTCAGAGAGATAGCAGATTACCAGCGTAGTACTGTCACACGCAAGGAGAGACTCCTGACCCTGAAGAAGCAGTCTACACAGATTACTCAGCAGTCTCAGCGAGAGAAGGACAGCTTCCTAAAAGAGAAGAACAACCTGTTCCTGATGGTTCAGAGG GAGAGGGAGAACCTGGCTTCTCTGGAGAGGAAGTATGCTGAACTGACTGGAGGGCAGGCCTTCCCTAACAACCCTGTTGCCATGAAGGAG CACTTCCGCTTTCTAGAGGAGAGGAGGCGGGGCAGTAAGGAGAACTCCTCCCACCTCAATGACACTCTGCCACGTAAGAGGAGCCAGCAGGCCCTCAGTCACTACAGCAGCTCTACCCTGGGCCGCAGCCTGTCCCCTAAG TCCCACCTGCCTCTTTCCCAGAGCTCCAGCTGTGGTAGTATCATCCCCCGgggcctctctatctctcccagaGTTCTGGAAACTCGACGCCTGCTCAAGG CAGGCCATAGCCACCTGTACATGAGTGAGAACAGACAGAGACTGGTTGACCTGTGTAGCAGGACCGTGTCTGAGTCCAATGTCTTCCTGGACCCCTTCCACTACGCAGACAATGGCCATGGCTTTGACACACGCAGTATGGACAGCTCTGACAGCATGGAGACCAGCATCTCTGCCTGCTCCCCAGACAACATCTCCAG TGCCAGCACATCCAACGTAGGAAAGATTAAGGAGATGGAACGTTTGTTACGAGAAGCCCAGGCTGACAAGCATCGACTCCTTGAGCACAAG gAGCGTGAGATGGAGGTGCGTAGGCAGGCCCTggaggaggagcggaggaggagggaggacctGGAGAAGAGACTGCAGGAGGAGACCAGCAGGAGGCAGAAAATGATCGAGAGGGAGGTGAAGTTACGCGAGAAACAGAGGGCACAG GCCCGGCCGCTGACACGCTACCTCCCTCAGAGGAAGGATGACTTTGACCTCCATGGTCACATCGAGGCAGCTGGACACAACCCAGACAACTGCTACCACCTGGCCATCACCGATAAAACCTGCAGAGGGTTCCTGGTCAAGATGGGTGGTAAGATCAAGACCTGGAAAAAACGCTGGTTTGTCTTCGACCGGAACCGCAAGACCCTGGCCTACTACGCAG ACAAACATGAGGTCAAGATGAAAGGGGTCATATACTTCCAAGCTATAGAAGAGGTTTACTATGACCATTTAAAGAATGCACACAAG AGCCCCAACCCATGTCTGACGTTTAGTGTGAAGACCCATGACAGGGTGTACTACATGGTGTCTCCCTCCCCTGAGGCTATGCGCATCTGGATGGACGTCATCGTTACAGGGGCGGAGGGATACATGCAATTCATGGTCTAA